The window ACTTTGTTGTTTGATTAAACTATCCTTAAAATTACGGTAAGCACTATTTTGCTGTGGGGCTAATACATTCACTACCAAATCCAGTCGGCGGCTGATACCATAGCCAACATACAAACCAACTGCATAGGAGGTAAATCCCGAACCCGGTGAACCTTTTACTTTTTGCCCTACACTGTTCCAGCTATCGTGCGATGTATAATAGTTGAACGACGGAATAACTACATTGCGATATTTGCCAATGGGCCAGCCCGCCTGCGCCTGGTTAACCCATCCGGCTAAAACAAGTAGAAGAATTAAATATATCTTTTTCATTCGTGATAAATTCTATTCGCCGTTTAAAGTTTTACTATCATTTCGACTTTGAACTTTCGACTTCCGACTTAAATTATGGTATCCTCAACTGTTCGCGCAGCCAGTTATTCTGAAACATGAAATAGTTAAAGTTCACCTCGTGGGTACTGTTGGCAACAGTAATAAATTCTTTATTTTTTGTCCCCAGGTGGTTAAACATACACATGCTCGATCGCGGCGGACAAAACAAGTCCAGCAAACCAATACCCATTAGCACGGGGCAATGCACTTTAGGTGCAAAGTTTTGCGGGTCGTAATAATCAAATACCTTGTAAAAATCGTCCCAGGTATAACCGGGATGCGTATCGTAATACTTCCTGAACATTTTAAAAGGGAATACCTGCTCGGTATAAGTAGCAGAAATATCATAAGTATCCCGGATATCGGAATATAGCGGTACCTGGACTGTTAAGACCTTAACCCTTTTATCCAAAGCTGCTGTTGCTATGCCCAGCGCGCCGCCCTGGCTACCCCCTTCTACATAAATACTCCCGGTATCCACCCCCAGATTATAGTGCGAGTATAGGAAATCCATTCCGCGGATACAATCCATAATAGCGCCACGATAGATATAGCGGTCACGGTCTTCTATTCCGGTAGTGGAATAGATATCGGTGTTCAATTTAATTTGATCGCGGCTGATACCGTTACCGCGTACATCAATATCAAAGGCAATAAAATCGTCGGCATCCATATTGGGGTGCATGGGCACACCGTAACCTGGCACGCGGTAATGCACCGGGAAACGGTGACCAAAGGTTGGGATAACCAGCCAACCCCGGATGGTAACATCATCGTACGATCTCATCTCGACCAGGTATACTTTTTTATCTTTGCTAGATTGTTTCTTATCGATGGTAACTTTAAAATCAGGCGGTACTTTTTTTAGTTCCTTCAGGGTTTCGCGCCAAAACTCATCAAAATCTGCAGGACGGTGCAATGTACTGGTCAATTTTAGCGGACTAACACCAAAAACACTTTTAATGGTGTCATCGTACGATGTCGTATTTATCCGAACATTAAAATGGAAAAATCCAGGGCGCTGACGGGGTATGGTTACACTATAAGTGTCGCCATCTTTATATTTTAACTTTAGGGGGAAATGGCCGGTTAATACTGTGCGGTTGTCGTCTGTAAGCACATCGTAGCTTAGCCTGCCCTCCTGGGTTTCCTTATAGGTACTTTTAAGCTTTATTTTATAATTTATAGTTTCGTCATCCTCGTATAACCCGTCTTTGTGGCTTGGGTTCACTTCGGGTATCAGTTCTTCGTTAGTTTCTTCTTTTTTCTTCGCTTCTTCTTTTTCCTTTTTAGCCGCTGCAGCCTCTTTCTTAGCCGCGCCGGTTTCTTTTTTAGCATTAACTATTTGCGCCATGGCAGTATAACTGCCTGCTAATAAAAGCGGGGTAGTTAATATAATAAGGAGCTTTTTGTAGTTCTTCAGCATTACCTGTTTATGATATTATCTTAATGGTTTGTTATCTTCAGTTTTAAGTATGATATTGTTAGTACCTCTGCTAAATTAAGCAATTATTATAGCCTATTGTGATTCAATAGCTTACAATTCAAAGCTATTTACAATATAGTTTCAGCGCGTTTTGCGCTTCCTGCAATCCCAATGCTGTCGCTTTATTAAAATCGGTACAGGCCGCGGGTTTATTGCCTTGTGTTACTTTTAACATCCCCCGGTGTAAGTATGCCGGTGCGTATTGCGGATCTAACACTATTGCTTTATTATAATCATTCATTGCCGCGCCCGGGTCTTTTAAATTAACACTGGCTTGTCCGCGCAAATCGTATACCGCCGGGTTATTCGGTCCGGCTTTTATGGCCGCAGCAAAATCTGCATTCATGCGTGCCCTATAGTCCGGAACAAAGCTTTCGGCATAAGCACGATACGCCAATACTTTGGTATTTTTAATATTCAGGAACGATGCCGTATTATAATCCAGCACAGCCGCACGTTCGTCCTTTAATGCCATACGGATGTTGGCCCGTACAAAATAAGCCTCATCATCATTCTCGTTTATCAATAAAGCTTTGTTTACATCATTCAAGGCGTTATCGTAATCATTTAAAGTCAAACGGGCATTAGCACGGTTATAATAAGCCGAACCAGCCAACGAATCGATAGCAATGGCCTTGCTATAATCGTCCATAGCATTGGGAAAATCGCCCAGGTGCTGGCGTGCTACCCCCCTGTTCACATAAAAGTTAACACGCCGGGGTATACGGGTAAGCAGGAAATTGTAAACCGGGATAGCGTCGGCATAAAAACCAGCATCCAGCATGGCTGCACCTATCCGTTGGTATAAGCCGGTATCTGCAGGCGCCAGTTGCAGTACTTTTTTATAATCGAGCAAAGCGCCTTGCCATTGGGCCATAGCTGCACGCGCATTACCACGCTTAAGAAAGGTTTCAGTACTACCAGGGTTTAGCTTAATGGCCTTTTCATAATCGGCCAGGGCCTCGGGATATTTTTTCAGCAGCGTATTTACATCTCCACGTATCACGTAGCTATAATCGTTTATTGGGTTTATCTGTACCGATTGGTTTACATCGGCCAGTGCACCCAGGGTATCTTTTAATTCAATTTTAATGCGGGCCCGGGTAATGTAAGCATAGCTGTTTTCAGGATCGGTTTTTATGGCCGAATCGGCATCCAGTTTGCCCTCGGCATACTGTTTCAGGTTGTATTTCAGGTCGGCCCGGTTTTGCAGCGCATCCGAGAACTTTGGGTTCAGACTAATAGCTTTGTCGAAATCCACCAAAGCGGCCTCCTTATCGTTCATATTGCTTTTTACGATCCCATCATACAGGTAAGCCTCGGGGTTATTAGGCGCACGGCGAATAGCATCGCCAAAAAAATCCTGCGCAAGTTTAGCATTTGGTGTATGGCTTAAAGCGTTGGCCAGGTATTTATAGGCATTGGGCAATGCAGGGTTAATAGCAATAGCGCGTTTGTAATCGGCAATAGCATCGTCGTATTGTTTATTGTTGGCTTCTGCATTGGCGCAGTACAGAAATGCCTCAGCGTTTCTGGGGTTAATAGCCGTCGATCGTTTATAATCTGCTATAGCGCCACTGTAATCACCTACATTTGCTTTGGCATTAGCCCGGTAAAATATCAGCTCCGCATTGTTAGGTTGCAACTGCACGGCTGTATCGTAATCCTGTATAGCGCCGGTTATATTGCCCAGGTTTACTTTGGCTACGCCGCGATACATGTAGAGGCTGGCATCATTCGGCATAAGTTTCAGGCCTTGCGTAAAGTCATCTACTGCACCGGCATAATCGCCCAGGTTAGATTTTGCGTCGGCGCGATAGTGAAACATTTCAGGCTTAGGCGCACCCATGCTGATAGCCTTGGTAAAATCGGCTATGGCTTCTTTATAGTTCTGATTAGCATTATAGGCGTTACCGCGATAAAAAAAGTTATTCTGATAGTAAGGATTAAGTGCTATAGACCTGGTAAAATCGGCAATAGCCAACTTGTATTCTTTTATACTAGCGTATGAATTTGCCCTGTAATGATAAGCCATGGCATTATTGGGGTTCAGTTCAATGGCTTTGGTAAAATCGGCAATAGCGGCATTATTATCACCCGCACCTGCCTTTTGGTTACCCCGGTTAACATACGTTTCTTCAGATTGCCCCAGCGCAAGTAATGGTAGTATGAAAAGTATAATTAACAGTTTCTTCATATCTGTATGGGTAACTATTTAGCGCGGGCCGCCGGCTTTATCAAAAATACCGATTTGCGGATATAAAGGTTCAGCGGTTCCTCGATAAACTTAAATAACAATATTGAAATGGCATTTAGCGCTACAAAAGCATAAAACAGGTTCAGTTTATCATATT of the Mucilaginibacter boryungensis genome contains:
- a CDS encoding acetylxylan esterase, with product MLKNYKKLLIILTTPLLLAGSYTAMAQIVNAKKETGAAKKEAAAAKKEKEEAKKKEETNEELIPEVNPSHKDGLYEDDETINYKIKLKSTYKETQEGRLSYDVLTDDNRTVLTGHFPLKLKYKDGDTYSVTIPRQRPGFFHFNVRINTTSYDDTIKSVFGVSPLKLTSTLHRPADFDEFWRETLKELKKVPPDFKVTIDKKQSSKDKKVYLVEMRSYDDVTIRGWLVIPTFGHRFPVHYRVPGYGVPMHPNMDADDFIAFDIDVRGNGISRDQIKLNTDIYSTTGIEDRDRYIYRGAIMDCIRGMDFLYSHYNLGVDTGSIYVEGGSQGGALGIATAALDKRVKVLTVQVPLYSDIRDTYDISATYTEQVFPFKMFRKYYDTHPGYTWDDFYKVFDYYDPQNFAPKVHCPVLMGIGLLDLFCPPRSSMCMFNHLGTKNKEFITVANSTHEVNFNYFMFQNNWLREQLRIP
- a CDS encoding tetratricopeptide repeat protein, translated to MKKLLIILFILPLLALGQSEETYVNRGNQKAGAGDNNAAIADFTKAIELNPNNAMAYHYRANSYASIKEYKLAIADFTRSIALNPYYQNNFFYRGNAYNANQNYKEAIADFTKAISMGAPKPEMFHYRADAKSNLGDYAGAVDDFTQGLKLMPNDASLYMYRGVAKVNLGNITGAIQDYDTAVQLQPNNAELIFYRANAKANVGDYSGAIADYKRSTAINPRNAEAFLYCANAEANNKQYDDAIADYKRAIAINPALPNAYKYLANALSHTPNAKLAQDFFGDAIRRAPNNPEAYLYDGIVKSNMNDKEAALVDFDKAISLNPKFSDALQNRADLKYNLKQYAEGKLDADSAIKTDPENSYAYITRARIKIELKDTLGALADVNQSVQINPINDYSYVIRGDVNTLLKKYPEALADYEKAIKLNPGSTETFLKRGNARAAMAQWQGALLDYKKVLQLAPADTGLYQRIGAAMLDAGFYADAIPVYNFLLTRIPRRVNFYVNRGVARQHLGDFPNAMDDYSKAIAIDSLAGSAYYNRANARLTLNDYDNALNDVNKALLINENDDEAYFVRANIRMALKDERAAVLDYNTASFLNIKNTKVLAYRAYAESFVPDYRARMNADFAAAIKAGPNNPAVYDLRGQASVNLKDPGAAMNDYNKAIVLDPQYAPAYLHRGMLKVTQGNKPAACTDFNKATALGLQEAQNALKLYCK